The following are from one region of the Paenibacillus sp. KS-LC4 genome:
- a CDS encoding DUF5412 family protein, with protein sequence MSEKMYEALLYVMLAVTVATAICLLFFILALAGNLMKKSRRLPKMSLLLTAIGALLIGIYGYNHFYNLDFLPKGELNLRAIVSPDGHYEIRTYHYNRLFYRTARAEVVDTRSEKGRTIYFNDYDRSPAVSWLDHHIVKIGRETLDISKNEVYDFRNQTQKHKALPPQGRI encoded by the coding sequence ATGAGTGAAAAAATGTATGAGGCGCTTCTATATGTCATGCTGGCAGTGACTGTAGCCACGGCTATTTGTTTATTGTTTTTTATTTTAGCGTTGGCGGGCAATTTGATGAAAAAATCAAGAAGGCTGCCGAAGATGAGCTTATTGCTTACGGCAATTGGAGCTTTACTAATCGGGATATACGGCTATAACCATTTTTATAATCTTGATTTTCTTCCTAAAGGTGAATTGAATCTACGTGCGATTGTCTCTCCAGATGGTCATTATGAAATTCGAACGTATCATTATAATCGGCTATTTTATAGAACAGCGCGGGCAGAGGTTGTAGATACCCGGAGTGAGAAGGGGAGGACGATTTACTTTAATGATTATGACCGTAGTCCGGCCGTTAGCTGGTTAGACCATCATATTGTGAAAATTGGGCGAGAAACATTGGATATTTCGAAAAATGAGGTTTATGATTTCCGCAATCAAACGCAAAAGCATAAAGCACTTCCTCCGCAAGGAAGGATATAA
- a CDS encoding translation factor GTPase family protein translates to MGNNRANWRNVGIFAHVDAGKTTTTEHMLYVSGRTRTLGSVDTGTTITDSMEVERARGISVRAAMTALEWQGTHVQLVDTPGHVDFLSEVERALRVMDGAVLIVSAVEGVQAQTELIWNALRKLRIPTLIYINKMDRVGADPGAVLADIRSYLTADLLAVQRPLGSEQQFAGAEDLWAGGADAAARTALLEAIAERDERLLERYVTGEEMPLEQWRAEAAAKARRAEVYPVLYGASSKGIGVQALLDAMVEYLPAPGGETEAPPSGIVFKIERDKVMGRMAYIRLYQGKIRNRDVVRNFTQQMDEKVTQIRKMDGFRSEDAGELAAGGIAAVCGMSHVRIGDIIGSPDAVPEEAQLAVPLLTVQAHWGDALHYPAMVQALTELSDEDPLLNVQWLQDERELHVKVMGPIQLEILTSVIEQRYGLAVRFGQPSVIYKETLEEVGEGYISYLMPKPCWAVLRFRMEPGERGSGLQYASVVRTEDLLPQYQSEVARRVPEALEQGLYGWEVVDLKVTLIEGQHHVWHTHPLDFAVATPMGIMNGLASVGTRLLEPILQFRIVVPEEAGGRVMNDLSLMRGTFGAPVLHGDRMIIEGRIPAATSLEYAVELSSLTKGRGTIATFFAGYEPCPLDVKAVRQRRGVNPLEQSKYILSVRKALQS, encoded by the coding sequence ATGGGGAATAACCGCGCGAATTGGCGCAATGTCGGGATTTTTGCACATGTCGATGCTGGGAAAACGACGACGACCGAGCATATGCTTTATGTCAGCGGGCGCACACGGACACTCGGCAGTGTCGATACAGGAACGACGATAACGGATTCCATGGAGGTTGAGCGGGCAAGGGGCATTTCGGTTCGGGCGGCCATGACCGCATTGGAGTGGCAGGGTACGCATGTGCAGCTTGTCGATACGCCAGGACATGTCGATTTTCTCTCGGAGGTGGAGCGCGCGCTGCGGGTGATGGATGGCGCTGTTCTGATCGTTTCCGCAGTGGAAGGCGTACAGGCGCAGACGGAGCTGATTTGGAATGCGCTGCGCAAGCTGCGTATCCCAACGCTGATTTATATCAATAAAATGGACCGCGTCGGCGCCGATCCAGGCGCGGTGCTTGCTGATATCCGCAGCTATTTAACGGCGGATCTGCTCGCGGTGCAGCGTCCGCTTGGCAGCGAGCAGCAATTCGCTGGCGCGGAGGATTTATGGGCGGGGGGCGCGGATGCCGCTGCGCGCACAGCGCTGCTTGAGGCGATAGCAGAGCGGGACGAGCGCCTGCTGGAGCGGTATGTCACCGGCGAGGAGATGCCGCTGGAGCAGTGGCGGGCGGAAGCCGCCGCGAAGGCGCGCCGCGCTGAGGTGTATCCGGTGCTGTACGGTGCATCGAGCAAAGGCATTGGCGTGCAGGCGCTGCTGGACGCCATGGTTGAATATTTGCCTGCGCCGGGCGGTGAGACGGAGGCGCCGCCATCGGGCATTGTGTTTAAGATTGAGCGAGACAAGGTGATGGGCAGGATGGCATACATCCGGCTCTATCAAGGGAAAATTCGCAATCGCGATGTCGTTCGAAATTTTACGCAGCAAATGGATGAGAAGGTAACGCAAATTCGTAAAATGGACGGCTTCCGCTCCGAGGATGCGGGAGAGCTTGCGGCTGGCGGCATTGCAGCCGTGTGCGGCATGTCCCATGTGCGGATTGGCGATATTATCGGCAGCCCGGATGCCGTTCCCGAGGAGGCGCAGCTTGCGGTGCCGCTGTTGACCGTTCAAGCCCATTGGGGAGACGCTTTGCATTATCCGGCAATGGTCCAGGCGCTTACGGAGCTGTCCGATGAGGACCCGCTGCTGAATGTGCAGTGGCTGCAGGATGAGCGGGAGCTGCATGTGAAGGTAATGGGACCCATACAGCTGGAAATACTGACGAGTGTTATTGAGCAGCGGTATGGACTTGCAGTGCGCTTCGGCCAGCCGTCGGTTATTTATAAGGAGACGCTTGAGGAAGTAGGCGAAGGGTATATTTCCTATTTAATGCCCAAGCCTTGCTGGGCGGTATTACGGTTTCGCATGGAGCCTGGCGAGCGGGGGAGCGGGCTGCAATATGCTTCGGTGGTGCGTACCGAGGATTTGCTGCCGCAATACCAAAGCGAGGTTGCGCGGCGCGTGCCGGAGGCGCTGGAGCAAGGGCTGTACGGCTGGGAGGTTGTTGACCTGAAAGTGACACTCATTGAGGGGCAGCATCATGTGTGGCATACGCACCCGTTAGATTTTGCAGTAGCGACGCCAATGGGTATTATGAATGGACTTGCATCGGTAGGTACCCGTCTGCTAGAGCCGATACTTCAGTTCCGCATCGTCGTGCCTGAGGAGGCGGGAGGCCGAGTAATGAATGATCTATCTCTGATGCGCGGCACATTCGGTGCGCCTGTTCTGCATGGCGACAGGATGATTATTGAAGGGCGCATTCCCGCAGCGACCTCGCTGGAATACGCGGTGGAGCTCAGCTCGCTGACGAAAGGCCGCGGCACAATCGCTACCTTTTTCGCTGGCTATGAGCCTTGCCCGCTAGATGTGAAAGCCGTGCGCCAGCGGCGCGGTGTCAATCCGCTGGAGCAGTCGAAATATATTTTGAGCGTGCGGAAGGCTTTGCAAAGCTAG
- the yidC gene encoding membrane protein insertase YidC — MLSKYTMELLKKYRFILIIGLLLVISGCGAPNGTVDSATPGFFNHYVVFPISYLIQHIAQFFNDSFGMAIIAITLLIRLALLPLMLRQSKSQQAMKQKMSVMQPQLNRIKEKYKNDKSPEAQSNMQKETMALYGEHKFNPLAIGCLPMLIQLPILSGLYYAIKMTPELAEHSFLWFQLGTPDHILPFLAAAIYYVQFRVSQIGMDPAQQKQMALIGYLSPIMMGIFSFTAPAAVPLYWVVGGVFMILQTMLSKRLYPMPITPVMPVVEAEAPTPKKAKGKKLSAKS, encoded by the coding sequence ATGTTATCTAAATATACAATGGAATTGCTTAAAAAATACCGCTTTATCCTTATTATCGGGCTGCTGCTCGTCATTAGCGGCTGCGGTGCGCCGAATGGAACAGTTGACTCGGCGACACCAGGGTTTTTCAACCATTACGTCGTATTCCCCATCTCTTATTTAATTCAACACATTGCGCAGTTTTTTAACGACAGTTTTGGCATGGCGATTATTGCGATTACGTTGCTTATTCGTCTGGCCCTGCTTCCGCTTATGCTTCGCCAATCCAAGAGTCAGCAGGCAATGAAGCAGAAGATGAGCGTCATGCAGCCGCAGCTTAACCGAATCAAGGAAAAATACAAAAACGACAAATCGCCTGAAGCACAGTCGAATATGCAGAAGGAAACGATGGCGCTGTACGGCGAGCACAAGTTTAATCCGCTTGCCATTGGCTGCCTTCCGATGCTTATTCAACTGCCGATTTTGTCAGGATTGTATTATGCAATCAAAATGACGCCGGAGCTTGCGGAACACTCCTTTCTCTGGTTCCAGCTTGGTACGCCGGATCATATCCTGCCGTTTCTCGCCGCTGCCATCTATTATGTGCAGTTCCGCGTGTCTCAAATCGGCATGGACCCCGCCCAGCAAAAACAGATGGCGCTGATTGGTTACCTTTCACCGATTATGATGGGTATTTTCTCCTTTACCGCACCTGCTGCTGTACCGCTTTATTGGGTTGTTGGCGGAGTGTTCATGATTTTACAAACTATGCTTTCGAAGCGGTTGTACCCGATGCCCATAACGCCAGTTATGCCGGTAGTAGAGGCTGAAGCGCCGACGCCGAAGAAAGCAAAAGGTAAAAAGCTTTCTGCAAAATCTTAA
- a CDS encoding cold-shock protein — MYSRKKFQEEVPEVSTKIWACTSDVCNGWMRANFSFEQTPTCLQCNSPMEESEKMLPQLVNSNDINRAKNSIPVAE, encoded by the coding sequence ATCTATAGTCGGAAAAAGTTTCAAGAGGAAGTCCCTGAGGTCAGCACGAAAATATGGGCTTGTACGAGTGATGTTTGCAATGGCTGGATGCGTGCAAACTTTTCGTTCGAGCAGACGCCCACTTGTCTGCAATGTAATTCTCCTATGGAAGAGTCGGAGAAGATGCTGCCGCAACTCGTCAACTCCAATGATATAAATCGGGCGAAAAACAGCATTCCGGTAGCGGAATAA
- a CDS encoding pirin family protein, which produces MIKRYPANERNFFDIGWLRGARSFSFGEYFDPDNAQFGVMRVCNEDEIAPGRGFGAHPHSDMEIVTIVLKGRLKHEDNLGNMEVTTAGEIQRMTAGSGIVHAEYNDSETEEGHFLQLWFMPRERGLTPSYEVLRYDQEKMVNAFLPIVTPEGTNGTAMIHQDMSIHLGRVEAGKRLYYSQKAGRRVFLMLIEGAADVNNINMMAKDSLRAEFEPEILIKAKEDTFVMLIDMP; this is translated from the coding sequence ATGATTAAGCGTTATCCTGCGAACGAGCGGAACTTTTTTGATATTGGATGGCTGAGGGGCGCGCGCAGCTTCTCATTCGGTGAATATTTTGATCCGGATAACGCTCAGTTCGGCGTCATGCGTGTATGCAACGAAGATGAGATTGCGCCGGGCCGCGGCTTCGGAGCGCATCCTCATAGCGATATGGAAATAGTGACCATTGTGTTGAAGGGCCGCCTCAAGCATGAGGACAATTTGGGCAATATGGAGGTTACCACTGCCGGGGAAATTCAGCGGATGACAGCCGGCTCAGGCATTGTTCATGCAGAATACAATGACTCGGAAACCGAGGAGGGACATTTTCTACAGCTGTGGTTTATGCCTCGTGAGCGCGGATTGACCCCATCCTACGAGGTGCTTCGGTATGATCAGGAGAAGATGGTCAATGCTTTTCTGCCGATTGTCACGCCGGAGGGGACGAATGGCACAGCGATGATTCATCAGGATATGTCGATTCATCTGGGTCGTGTTGAGGCGGGTAAACGTCTTTATTACAGTCAAAAGGCAGGCAGGCGTGTATTTTTGATGCTGATCGAGGGCGCTGCCGACGTCAACAACATTAATATGATGGCGAAGGACAGCCTTCGTGCGGAGTTTGAACCAGAAATTCTAATCAAGGCGAAGGAAGATACCTTCGTCATGCTCATTGATATGCCTTAA
- a CDS encoding FAD-dependent monooxygenase has translation MNTMSSFVDVLIVGAGPTGLTLACDLARRNVDHRIIERSTLYNVASRAKGIQPRSLEVVDDLEAVHYIINTGVVDLPVRYYTSDGRSVDKPSINVAASAKLETPYRDQVWIAQFDVEKALRDRYEMLGGQVELGMEAIGLVQDLDGVTLTVNTTQGEEQIRARYVVGADGGKSNIRKFVHLPLVGETHDHERWYLGDVRLEGLDRDHIHIWTSSEGMVGVTPLPKSDIWQLQATIPEDIEEPEQPSLEAYQAMLDRRAGAGRVRLTDASWLSIYRVNVRMVDCYRNGRTFLAGDAAHVHSPAGGQGMNTGMQDAYNLGWKLAAVISGADTALLDTYDEERRPVAQAVLKDSTKKMREVVGTATEGGGLSQALSTISDDLTSGLLISYRSSSLTRPSAQTNATRSFPGDRAPNASGLQGTGFAGSLFDLLRGPHWTLLAFANCIVPSLKNLTNDELHVHYILPSDVEGAEGIIDTAGNAYRIYDVESEEIVLIRPDGYIALRTSIDDTASILNYLNFIYRKN, from the coding sequence ATGAATACCATGTCGTCTTTTGTTGATGTTCTCATTGTCGGGGCCGGACCCACAGGGCTTACACTTGCCTGCGACCTTGCCCGTCGAAACGTCGACCATCGTATTATTGAACGAAGCACCTTGTATAACGTTGCATCTCGCGCCAAAGGAATCCAGCCTCGCTCGCTTGAAGTCGTCGATGATTTGGAGGCCGTTCACTACATTATTAACACAGGTGTTGTGGATTTGCCTGTTCGTTATTATACCTCAGATGGCAGGAGTGTGGACAAACCGTCTATTAACGTTGCAGCCAGCGCCAAACTTGAGACACCCTATCGTGATCAGGTCTGGATTGCTCAATTCGATGTGGAAAAAGCATTACGCGACCGATATGAAATGCTTGGCGGTCAAGTAGAGTTGGGTATGGAAGCTATAGGGCTTGTTCAGGATTTGGATGGTGTAACGTTAACCGTGAATACAACACAAGGAGAAGAGCAAATTCGCGCTCGTTATGTAGTCGGCGCTGACGGGGGCAAAAGCAATATCCGCAAGTTTGTTCACTTGCCGCTGGTTGGGGAAACACACGATCATGAGCGATGGTATCTTGGCGATGTACGATTGGAAGGGTTAGATCGTGACCATATCCATATCTGGACATCTTCGGAGGGGATGGTCGGGGTGACACCGCTGCCGAAATCCGATATTTGGCAACTGCAGGCCACAATTCCGGAGGACATCGAAGAACCAGAGCAGCCGTCGCTAGAGGCGTATCAAGCCATGCTTGACCGTCGCGCCGGGGCAGGGCGTGTTCGGCTCACGGATGCTTCTTGGCTGTCTATCTATCGGGTCAACGTCCGTATGGTCGACTGTTACCGCAACGGCCGGACTTTCCTTGCCGGCGATGCTGCTCATGTTCATTCGCCGGCCGGCGGTCAAGGCATGAATACGGGGATGCAGGATGCGTACAACCTCGGCTGGAAGCTGGCGGCTGTCATAAGCGGAGCGGACACCGCCTTACTCGACACGTACGATGAGGAGCGCCGCCCTGTGGCTCAAGCCGTACTCAAGGACAGCACGAAGAAGATGAGAGAGGTCGTAGGAACGGCCACTGAAGGCGGAGGCTTGTCCCAAGCCTTAAGCACCATATCCGACGATTTGACGAGCGGTCTTCTCATTTCCTATCGGTCAAGTTCTCTTACCCGTCCGTCAGCTCAAACAAATGCTACCCGTTCATTCCCTGGTGATCGCGCTCCTAATGCTTCGGGCCTGCAAGGCACCGGGTTCGCAGGAAGTTTGTTTGACCTATTGCGCGGCCCGCACTGGACGCTGTTGGCTTTTGCAAACTGCATCGTTCCTTCTCTGAAGAACCTCACCAATGACGAACTCCATGTGCATTATATCCTGCCATCGGACGTGGAGGGGGCGGAAGGCATAATAGACACAGCAGGTAATGCTTATAGAATTTACGATGTAGAAAGTGAAGAAATCGTATTGATTCGTCCCGACGGTTACATCGCACTACGTACCTCCATTGATGATACCGCATCAATCTTGAATTACTTGAATTTCATTTATCGCAAAAACTGA
- a CDS encoding aldo/keto reductase, whose amino-acid sequence MKYKRLGNSGLNVSSLGLGTNSFGSRADKQSSISIIHAALDSEINFLDTANIYSGTASETIIGEALKGRRHEAVIATKAGLPRGQGANERGSSRYHLHLELEQSLRRLQTDYVDLYQIHTFDPGTPLEETLRALDDMVRAGKVRYIGASNYAAWELMKALGISDRLSLNRYVSIQTSYSLADRTPERDITPLCLDQGVGIIPYFPLAGGLLTGKYSEQQSAPQGSRLDKNPEFARFFTGEGFTLSRKVGELAAEADCTPAALALHWLMQQPAVASVIVGATSAAQLEANLASASLQPEPTILERLDEISLRFKYGEPFALYRLS is encoded by the coding sequence ATGAAGTATAAACGTCTCGGCAATAGTGGACTAAACGTATCCTCTCTCGGCCTTGGTACCAATTCCTTCGGCTCGCGGGCGGATAAGCAAAGCTCTATCTCTATTATACATGCTGCGCTTGACAGCGAGATAAACTTTCTGGATACTGCCAATATTTACTCAGGCACCGCATCCGAGACCATTATCGGCGAGGCGCTTAAAGGTCGAAGGCATGAGGCCGTAATCGCCACTAAGGCCGGTCTGCCTCGCGGCCAAGGCGCAAATGAGCGCGGCTCGTCCCGCTATCATTTGCACCTTGAGCTGGAGCAGAGCTTGCGGCGGCTGCAGACGGATTATGTGGATTTATACCAAATCCACACCTTTGATCCGGGGACGCCGCTGGAAGAAACGCTGCGAGCGCTCGATGATATGGTGCGAGCCGGCAAAGTGCGCTACATCGGCGCATCGAACTACGCGGCCTGGGAGCTGATGAAGGCGCTCGGCATCAGCGACCGCCTGAGCCTGAATCGCTATGTGTCGATTCAGACCAGCTATTCGCTCGCCGACCGGACGCCGGAGCGCGACATTACACCGCTATGCCTCGATCAGGGCGTCGGCATTATCCCTTATTTTCCGCTAGCCGGCGGCCTGCTGACCGGAAAATACAGCGAGCAGCAGAGCGCACCGCAAGGGTCGCGACTGGATAAAAACCCGGAATTCGCCCGCTTCTTCACAGGCGAAGGCTTCACGCTAAGCCGCAAGGTCGGCGAGCTTGCGGCTGAGGCGGACTGTACGCCGGCTGCGCTTGCCCTGCACTGGCTTATGCAGCAGCCAGCGGTGGCAAGCGTTATCGTCGGCGCGACGAGCGCAGCTCAGCTCGAGGCCAATCTAGCTTCAGCCAGCCTGCAGCCTGAGCCGACCATTCTGGAGCGGCTGGATGAAATCAGCCTGCGCTTTAAATATGGCGAGCCATTTGCGCTTTACAGGCTAAGTTAG
- a CDS encoding glycosyltransferase — MREPVTYSVVIPVYNDEQMLYDTYKRLKRIIPPIGENYELIFVNDNSTDRSADMLRVFCAADIRVRAIHFASSFGYDAAVAAGADHASGEHKIVMEVSDRFRSVSAGLQGASPFYVVRAKEGFTHSPLWDFASESAAC; from the coding sequence ATGCGTGAGCCAGTCACTTATTCCGTAGTCATTCCTGTGTATAATGATGAGCAAATGCTTTACGACACCTACAAGCGGCTAAAACGAATCATTCCGCCCATTGGCGAGAATTACGAACTGATTTTTGTAAATGACAACAGCACAGATCGCTCGGCAGATATGCTTCGAGTCTTTTGCGCAGCAGATATTCGGGTGCGTGCGATCCACTTCGCCAGCAGCTTTGGTTATGATGCGGCAGTTGCCGCAGGAGCCGACCATGCTTCAGGCGAGCATAAGATCGTCATGGAGGTATCTGACCGCTTCCGCAGCGTAAGTGCGGGATTGCAGGGTGCTTCTCCGTTTTATGTTGTACGGGCTAAGGAGGGCTTTACCCATTCCCCGCTTTGGGATTTTGCTTCGGAGAGTGCCGCATGCTAA
- a CDS encoding TetR family transcriptional regulator — translation MANTENKKIRKGSSDKRAKIIAAARELFLSDGFDRSSVDAVAAKAAVSKRTVYDYYGDKQNLLLAVVEESSSAVLDMIEQGISDHLWEFEDLEQALILFCEQIVASANGSSDYMALIRLVMVEASNLPDSFFERLDNATEEGIIRRFTEFGQKGLLDVLDPKMAAKHFAALTILLVFNQPRKTGTLEEEQTKRIITEGVRVFLCAYAPHTVQNKNRQLN, via the coding sequence ATGGCTAATACGGAAAACAAGAAAATCCGCAAAGGCTCTTCAGACAAACGAGCTAAAATTATTGCGGCGGCACGAGAACTGTTTCTTTCAGATGGGTTTGATCGTTCCAGCGTCGATGCGGTCGCAGCTAAAGCGGCAGTTTCCAAACGGACAGTTTATGATTATTATGGCGACAAACAGAATCTACTGCTTGCCGTTGTGGAAGAATCCAGTTCGGCGGTTCTGGACATGATTGAGCAAGGGATTTCAGACCACCTATGGGAATTCGAGGATCTGGAGCAGGCGCTCATCTTATTTTGCGAACAAATCGTAGCTTCTGCGAACGGTTCGTCCGATTACATGGCTTTGATCCGTCTGGTTATGGTGGAAGCCTCCAACCTGCCAGACTCGTTTTTTGAAAGGCTGGATAACGCAACTGAAGAGGGAATTATCAGGAGGTTTACAGAGTTTGGACAAAAAGGATTGCTCGATGTGCTTGATCCTAAAATGGCTGCAAAGCACTTCGCTGCATTAACGATTTTATTGGTATTTAATCAACCTAGAAAAACCGGGACATTAGAGGAGGAACAAACCAAACGTATCATCACTGAAGGCGTACGCGTCTTTCTTTGCGCTTATGCACCACATACCGTTCAAAACAAAAATCGACAATTAAACTAA
- a CDS encoding RICIN domain-containing protein: MMKSKSRLLLAYVLTVALTLSLMTVPASAAPVTFDNGVQFKDTAGNPIQAHGGGILKSGSYYYWFGENRDGANYVSVYRSADLKNWELRAHVLSKTSSPELATANIERPKVIYNAATNKYVMWMHKENGVDYGDAQVAVAYATNIEGPYTYQGSFRPLGYDSRDMTVYNDNGTAYLISATRVNADLNIYRLTSDFLGVDSLVSTLWVGQYREAPAMFKRGSTYFLVTSGATGWSPNQAKYATASSISGTWSGLTNVGNGNTYNSQSTYVLPVEGSSTTSFLYMGDRWAGAWGGAVNTSEYVWLPITFPSSTTMTLDWADQLTIDSATGTITGTVAPPVNTTSWYKITNRASSKLLGVTSGGTTDGVQIEQYTDGGWTSQHWQFTDVGGRYYTIKNRNSGKVMDITSSSLADGANVIQYTSNGGLNQQFRILSAGSGYFKIMNVKSRKVLYITGGSSDNGADAIQWTDDNNTNKHFSFATTS, encoded by the coding sequence ATGATGAAAAGCAAGTCCCGGCTTTTGCTCGCGTATGTGCTCACTGTTGCTTTGACTCTCAGTCTGATGACCGTCCCCGCGTCCGCTGCTCCAGTTACGTTCGACAATGGCGTTCAGTTCAAGGACACCGCTGGCAATCCGATTCAAGCCCACGGGGGCGGCATTCTCAAGTCAGGCAGCTATTATTACTGGTTTGGCGAAAATCGCGACGGCGCCAATTACGTTTCCGTCTATCGCTCAGCAGATTTGAAAAACTGGGAGCTTCGCGCCCATGTTCTCAGCAAAACCTCATCGCCCGAGCTGGCAACCGCCAACATTGAGCGCCCCAAAGTCATTTATAACGCGGCTACGAATAAATATGTGATGTGGATGCACAAAGAGAATGGCGTGGACTATGGCGACGCGCAGGTCGCTGTTGCATATGCCACCAACATCGAAGGCCCTTATACGTATCAGGGCAGCTTCCGCCCGCTAGGCTACGATTCCCGTGATATGACCGTCTACAACGACAATGGCACGGCCTATCTCATCTCTGCCACCCGCGTCAACGCCGATTTAAATATTTATCGTCTAACCTCCGACTTCCTTGGTGTCGATTCCCTCGTCTCCACACTTTGGGTCGGCCAATATCGTGAGGCGCCTGCCATGTTCAAGCGAGGCAGTACCTATTTCCTCGTCACCTCCGGAGCGACGGGCTGGTCGCCAAACCAGGCGAAATATGCGACAGCCAGCAGCATTTCGGGCACATGGAGCGGCCTGACAAACGTCGGCAATGGCAACACCTACAACTCGCAATCTACGTATGTGCTGCCTGTTGAAGGCTCGTCCACTACCTCTTTTCTGTACATGGGCGACCGCTGGGCAGGCGCTTGGGGCGGCGCGGTCAACACCTCGGAATATGTATGGCTGCCGATAACCTTCCCTTCATCCACCACCATGACGCTGGACTGGGCTGACCAGCTTACGATTGACTCAGCGACGGGTACCATTACTGGCACTGTAGCTCCACCTGTCAATACGACATCCTGGTATAAAATCACCAATCGCGCCAGCAGCAAGCTACTTGGCGTCACCAGCGGGGGTACGACCGACGGCGTGCAAATCGAGCAATACACTGATGGCGGCTGGACGAGCCAGCATTGGCAGTTCACCGACGTAGGCGGACGTTACTATACGATCAAAAACCGCAACAGCGGCAAAGTCATGGACATCACCAGCAGCTCGCTCGCAGACGGCGCCAATGTCATTCAATATACGAGCAACGGCGGGCTTAATCAGCAATTCCGCATTCTCAGCGCCGGAAGCGGCTATTTCAAAATCATGAACGTCAAAAGCCGCAAAGTGCTTTATATTACGGGTGGCTCCTCCGACAACGGTGCCGATGCCATCCAGTGGACGGACGATAACAACACGAATAAGCATTTTTCATTCGCGACGACGAGCTAG